Proteins found in one Serinicoccus marinus DSM 15273 genomic segment:
- the aceE gene encoding pyruvate dehydrogenase (acetyl-transferring), homodimeric type, whose product MTQERSTGPILNGLPTQVPDSDPEETQEWLDSLDAAIDSGGRQRARYLMLRMLERARDSQVGIPSLTTTDYINTITPEQEATFPGDEDMERRYRAWVRWNAAVMVHRAQHPDISVGGHISTYASQATLTEVGFNHFWRGRDHEGGGDQVFFQGHASPGIYARAFMEGRLTEADLDGFRQEKSKGLRDDVRTVPSYPHPRSMPDFWQFPTVSMGIGPMNAIYQASFNKYLHNRGLKDTSQQHVWAFLGDGEMDEPESRGLLQVAANDELDNLTFVVNCNLQRLDGPVRGNGKIVQELESFFRGAGWNVIKVLWGRGWDDLIENDTSGALVNLMNTTPDGDFQTFRANDGAWIRDHFFGRDPRTKELVKDWSDEDIWWRLKRGGHDYHKVFAAYQAAMNHTGQPTVILAHTIKGYSLGTRFAGRNATHQMKKLSLDDLKAFRDSLKIPITDEQLEADPYAPPYYHPGQDDEAIQYLQERRRALGGYLPKREPARTALPLPAEKVYDVAKKGSGKQEVATTMALVRIFKEWMRDKEFGKHIVPIIPDEARTFGMDSFFPTAKIYNVHGQNYTSVDADLMLAYKESEQGQILHVGINEAGSVAAFSAAGTSYDTHQVPMVPFYIFYSMFGFQRTGDGIWAAADQLAKGFMIGATAGRTTLTGEGLQHADGHSPLLASTNPAVVSYDPAYAYELAHILPDALERMYGENPEELIYYLTVYNEPMHQPAQPEDVDAEGIVAGMHRIAADEPQEGKHVRLLASGVGVPWALEAAELLREDWGVTSDVWSVTSWSQLRREAMSCDEDAFLDPDAERRVPYVTRRLSEGTGPVIATSDYMRAVQDQIAPWVPEDYYSLGADGFGFADTRAAARRFFHIDGPSMAVKALQMLADRGEIDPQVAKDAAEKYRLLDVTAGTSGNVGGDA is encoded by the coding sequence ATGACGCAGGAGCGCTCCACTGGCCCTATCTTGAACGGCCTCCCGACCCAGGTCCCGGACTCGGACCCCGAGGAGACGCAGGAGTGGCTGGACTCGCTGGACGCGGCGATCGACAGCGGCGGTCGGCAGCGTGCTCGCTACCTCATGCTCCGGATGCTGGAGCGCGCGCGAGACTCGCAGGTGGGCATCCCCTCCCTCACGACCACGGACTACATCAACACCATCACCCCGGAGCAGGAGGCGACCTTCCCCGGGGACGAGGACATGGAGCGCCGCTACCGCGCCTGGGTCCGGTGGAACGCCGCGGTCATGGTGCACCGGGCCCAGCACCCGGACATCTCGGTGGGCGGGCACATCTCCACGTATGCCTCCCAGGCCACCCTGACCGAGGTCGGCTTCAACCACTTCTGGCGCGGCCGCGACCACGAGGGCGGCGGCGACCAGGTCTTCTTCCAGGGCCACGCCTCCCCCGGCATCTACGCCCGGGCCTTCATGGAGGGTCGGCTCACCGAGGCCGACCTGGACGGCTTCCGGCAGGAGAAGAGCAAGGGCCTGCGCGACGACGTCCGCACCGTCCCCTCCTACCCGCACCCGCGCTCGATGCCCGACTTCTGGCAGTTCCCGACGGTCTCGATGGGCATCGGGCCGATGAACGCGATCTACCAGGCGTCGTTCAACAAGTACCTCCACAACCGCGGCCTCAAGGACACCAGCCAGCAGCACGTCTGGGCCTTCCTCGGCGACGGCGAGATGGACGAGCCGGAGTCGCGCGGCCTGCTGCAGGTGGCCGCCAACGACGAGCTCGACAACCTCACCTTCGTCGTCAACTGCAACCTGCAGCGGCTGGACGGCCCGGTGCGCGGCAACGGCAAGATCGTGCAGGAGCTGGAGAGCTTCTTCCGCGGCGCCGGGTGGAACGTCATCAAGGTGCTGTGGGGCCGCGGCTGGGACGACCTCATCGAGAACGACACCTCCGGCGCCCTCGTCAACCTCATGAACACCACGCCGGACGGTGACTTCCAGACCTTCCGCGCCAACGACGGCGCCTGGATCCGGGACCACTTCTTCGGGCGCGACCCGCGCACCAAGGAGCTGGTCAAGGACTGGAGCGACGAGGACATCTGGTGGCGGCTCAAGCGCGGCGGCCACGACTACCACAAGGTCTTCGCCGCCTACCAGGCCGCGATGAACCACACCGGCCAGCCGACGGTCATCCTGGCGCACACCATCAAGGGCTACTCGCTGGGCACCCGCTTCGCCGGTCGCAACGCCACCCACCAGATGAAGAAGCTCAGCCTGGACGACCTCAAGGCCTTCCGCGACAGCCTCAAGATCCCGATCACCGACGAGCAGCTCGAGGCCGACCCCTACGCCCCGCCCTACTACCACCCGGGTCAGGACGACGAGGCGATCCAGTATCTCCAGGAGCGGCGCCGCGCCCTCGGCGGCTACCTGCCCAAGCGGGAGCCCGCCCGCACGGCGCTCCCGCTGCCGGCGGAGAAGGTCTACGACGTGGCCAAGAAGGGGTCGGGCAAGCAGGAGGTCGCCACCACCATGGCCCTGGTCCGCATCTTCAAGGAGTGGATGCGCGACAAGGAGTTCGGCAAGCACATCGTGCCGATCATCCCGGACGAGGCCCGCACCTTCGGGATGGACAGCTTCTTCCCGACGGCCAAGATCTACAACGTCCACGGGCAGAACTACACCTCGGTCGACGCCGACCTCATGCTCGCCTACAAGGAGTCCGAGCAGGGCCAGATCCTGCACGTCGGGATCAACGAGGCCGGGTCGGTGGCCGCCTTCAGCGCTGCCGGCACGTCCTACGACACCCACCAGGTGCCGATGGTGCCGTTCTACATCTTCTACTCGATGTTCGGCTTCCAGCGCACCGGCGACGGCATCTGGGCCGCGGCCGACCAGCTCGCCAAGGGCTTCATGATCGGCGCGACCGCGGGCCGGACGACGCTCACCGGAGAGGGGCTGCAGCACGCCGACGGCCACTCCCCGCTGCTCGCCTCGACCAACCCGGCGGTGGTCTCCTACGACCCGGCCTACGCCTACGAGCTGGCGCACATCCTCCCCGACGCGCTGGAGCGGATGTACGGCGAGAACCCCGAGGAGCTCATCTACTACCTCACCGTCTACAACGAGCCGATGCACCAGCCGGCCCAGCCCGAGGACGTCGACGCCGAGGGCATCGTCGCCGGGATGCACCGGATCGCCGCAGACGAGCCGCAGGAGGGCAAGCACGTGCGGCTGCTCGCCTCGGGCGTCGGGGTGCCGTGGGCGCTGGAGGCAGCCGAGCTGCTCCGCGAGGACTGGGGCGTGACCTCCGACGTGTGGTCGGTCACCTCGTGGTCGCAGCTGCGGCGCGAGGCGATGTCCTGCGACGAGGACGCCTTCCTGGACCCCGACGCCGAGCGCCGGGTCCCCTACGTCACCCGTCGCCTGTCCGAGGGCACCGGGCCGGTCATCGCGACGAGCGACTACATGCGGGCGGTGCAGGACCAGATCGCCCCGTGGGTGCCGGAGGACTACTACTCCCTCGGTGCCGACGGCTTCGGCTTCGCCGACACCCGGGCCGCGGCCCGCCGGTTCTTCCACATCGACGGCCCGTCGATGGCGGTCAAGGCGCTGCAGATGCTCGCCGACCGCGGCGAGATCGACCCGCAGGTCGCCAAGGACGCGGCGGAGAAGTACCGCCTGCTCGACGTGACGGCCGGCACGTCCGGCAACGTCGGCGGCGACGCCTGA
- a CDS encoding glycerophosphodiester phosphodiesterase family protein yields MPTTAPLVLGHRGASGYLPEHTLAAYELAARQGADHLELDLVPTRDGVLVARHENDIWGTTDVADHPELAARRRRAVVDGKEVDGVFTEDLTLEELRTVRARERLPALRGTEHDGEWPVPTFAEIIELRARLSDELGRRIGLYVELKHPTHLAAAGLPLEERLLADLEAGGLLGEEGREAVWVQCFEPGSLRTLRERLGSPLRQVLLATAFDDVPADLVAAGERLTYAELLSPEGLRGLEGVLTGVGPSRTMVLPRTPEGALGEPTSLVADAHTAGLVVHAWTFRAENRFLPTPLRSTGPDGSPGPDRQHGDLAAEVRAHLAAGVDGIFTDHPDLVVQAVRDPRAFGG; encoded by the coding sequence ATGCCGACCACCGCACCCCTCGTCCTCGGTCACCGCGGCGCCAGCGGCTACCTCCCCGAGCACACCCTCGCGGCCTACGAGCTCGCGGCCCGGCAGGGTGCCGACCACCTGGAGCTGGACCTCGTGCCGACCCGGGACGGCGTGCTGGTGGCCCGGCACGAGAACGACATCTGGGGCACCACCGACGTCGCCGACCACCCCGAGCTCGCCGCCCGCCGACGCCGGGCGGTGGTCGACGGCAAGGAGGTCGACGGGGTCTTCACCGAGGACCTCACCCTGGAGGAGCTGCGCACGGTCCGTGCCCGCGAGCGACTGCCCGCGCTGCGCGGCACCGAGCACGACGGTGAGTGGCCGGTGCCGACCTTCGCCGAGATCATCGAGCTGCGCGCGCGGCTGAGCGACGAGCTCGGCCGGCGGATCGGGCTCTACGTCGAGCTCAAGCACCCCACCCACCTCGCGGCGGCCGGCCTGCCGCTGGAGGAGCGGTTGCTGGCCGACCTGGAGGCCGGCGGTCTGCTGGGGGAGGAGGGCCGTGAGGCGGTGTGGGTGCAGTGCTTCGAGCCGGGGAGCCTGCGCACCCTGCGGGAGCGGCTGGGGTCACCGCTGCGGCAAGTGCTCCTGGCCACCGCCTTCGACGACGTGCCGGCCGACCTCGTGGCGGCCGGCGAGCGGCTCACGTATGCCGAGCTGCTGTCGCCGGAGGGGCTGCGCGGTCTCGAGGGCGTCCTCACCGGCGTGGGCCCGAGCAGGACGATGGTGCTGCCCCGGACCCCGGAGGGCGCGCTGGGGGAGCCGACCTCGCTCGTCGCGGACGCGCATACGGCTGGGCTGGTCGTCCACGCGTGGACCTTCCGCGCGGAGAACCGCTTCCTGCCGACGCCGCTGCGCAGCACCGGACCGGACGGCTCACCGGGGCCGGACCGCCAGCACGGCGACCTGGCCGCGGAGGTGCGGGCGCACCTGGCGGCCGGGGTGGACGGCATCTTCACCGACCATCCCGACCTCGTGGTGCAGGCGGTGCGCGACCCTAGGGCCTTCGGGGGCTGA
- a CDS encoding PucR family transcriptional regulator encodes MPPSTRESLPRRAGELATRATGRMEAEHQWFRELGAADRSWVGLVAQAGISALLDWYADGARTDPPGQVFAAAPPSLAGTITLAQTLDLARTAIATVEDAVPELVTAQEAPALREAVLRYARDIAFAAAELYARSADHRGGWDTRLETLVVHAVVRGEANDAMASRAAELGWEGVSDVAVVAGVLPAGDPTPVVAELRAAAGALGLRCLAAGHDRRLVCVLGGTTDPAADALRLVDSFGEGPVVVGPRVPHLFAAGRSARAALSGVDAAPAWTGAPRPVAADELLPERALLGEGPARRVLVDRVYVPLRDHPSALLDTVQAYLDQGMVLEATARLLFLHPNTVRYRLRRVGEVVGLDPHTARDAWVLQVALALGRMGSGPRLWRGGR; translated from the coding sequence GTGCCCCCGTCCACACGAGAGAGCCTGCCCCGCCGCGCGGGCGAGCTCGCCACCCGTGCCACCGGGCGGATGGAGGCCGAGCACCAGTGGTTCCGCGAGCTCGGCGCCGCGGACCGGTCCTGGGTCGGGCTCGTCGCCCAGGCGGGGATCTCGGCGCTGCTGGACTGGTATGCCGACGGCGCCCGCACCGACCCGCCGGGGCAGGTCTTCGCCGCCGCGCCGCCCAGCCTGGCGGGCACGATCACCCTGGCGCAGACGCTCGACCTCGCGCGCACCGCCATCGCGACCGTGGAGGACGCGGTGCCCGAGCTGGTGACGGCGCAGGAGGCGCCGGCGCTGCGCGAGGCGGTGCTGCGCTACGCGCGGGACATCGCCTTCGCCGCCGCCGAGCTGTATGCCCGCTCCGCCGACCACCGCGGCGGCTGGGACACCCGGCTGGAGACCCTGGTGGTGCACGCGGTGGTGCGTGGCGAGGCCAACGACGCGATGGCCTCGCGGGCCGCCGAGCTGGGGTGGGAGGGCGTAAGCGACGTGGCGGTCGTCGCGGGGGTCCTGCCCGCCGGCGACCCCACGCCGGTCGTCGCGGAGCTGCGGGCGGCAGCCGGAGCGCTCGGCCTGCGGTGCCTGGCGGCCGGTCACGACCGACGCCTGGTGTGCGTCCTCGGGGGGACGACCGACCCCGCGGCCGACGCGCTGCGGCTCGTGGACTCCTTCGGCGAGGGCCCGGTCGTGGTCGGGCCCCGCGTGCCGCACCTCTTCGCCGCCGGGCGCAGCGCCCGGGCCGCGCTCTCCGGGGTCGACGCCGCACCGGCGTGGACCGGCGCGCCCCGGCCGGTGGCGGCGGACGAGCTGCTCCCGGAACGGGCGCTGCTCGGCGAGGGCCCGGCGCGACGCGTCCTCGTGGACCGGGTCTACGTCCCGCTCCGAGACCACCCCTCGGCGCTGCTCGACACGGTCCAGGCCTACCTCGACCAGGGGATGGTGCTGGAGGCCACCGCCCGGCTGCTCTTCCTGCACCCCAACACGGTGCGCTACCGGCTGCGCCGGGTCGGCGAGGTCGTCGGGCTCGACCCGCACACCGCGCGCGACGCCTGGGTCCTGCAGGTCGCCCTGGCCCTCGGCCGCATGGGCAGCGGCCCGCGCCTGTGGCGCGGCGGCCGCTGA
- a CDS encoding ACP S-malonyltransferase, whose product MLVIVAPGQGSQTPGFLAPWLEEPSVRGRVDALAAAASLDLVTHGTTSDAETIKDTAVAQPLIVSAGLATLPLVLEGADLPRHVSATAGHSVGEITAAAIAGVLTPDDAVGFVRERGLGMAEAAALTPTGMAAVVGGDPDEVAEALERHGLTPANMNGAGQVVAAGTTDQLGALEQDAPHRARVIPLQVAGAFHTHHMQPAADRLTRHAETLRPQDPRIPLLSNADGRVVADGTEVLRRLIAQVAGPVRWDLTMEAFIDMGVTGLIELPPAGTLVGLAKRGMRGVETLALRTPDDLEAAARMVREHGTA is encoded by the coding sequence GTGCTCGTCATCGTCGCGCCCGGACAGGGCTCTCAGACCCCCGGCTTCCTCGCCCCCTGGCTCGAGGAGCCCTCCGTGCGGGGGCGGGTCGACGCGCTGGCCGCCGCGGCCTCGCTCGACCTCGTCACCCACGGCACCACCTCGGACGCGGAGACCATCAAGGACACCGCGGTCGCCCAGCCGCTCATCGTCAGCGCCGGCCTGGCCACGCTGCCGCTCGTGCTGGAGGGCGCGGACCTCCCCCGGCACGTCTCGGCCACCGCCGGCCACTCCGTCGGGGAGATCACCGCCGCGGCGATCGCGGGGGTCCTCACCCCCGACGACGCCGTCGGCTTCGTCCGCGAGCGCGGGCTGGGCATGGCCGAGGCGGCCGCCCTCACCCCCACCGGCATGGCGGCCGTGGTCGGCGGCGACCCCGACGAGGTCGCCGAGGCCCTGGAGCGTCACGGCCTGACCCCCGCCAACATGAACGGCGCCGGCCAGGTGGTCGCCGCCGGCACGACCGACCAGCTCGGCGCCCTGGAGCAGGACGCCCCGCACCGTGCCCGGGTGATCCCGCTGCAGGTCGCCGGCGCCTTCCACACCCACCACATGCAACCGGCCGCCGACCGCCTCACCCGGCACGCGGAGACGCTGCGCCCGCAGGACCCGCGCATCCCGCTGCTGTCCAACGCCGACGGCCGGGTCGTCGCCGACGGCACCGAGGTGCTGCGCCGCCTCATCGCTCAGGTCGCCGGGCCGGTCCGCTGGGACCTCACCATGGAGGCCTTTATCGACATGGGGGTCACCGGGCTGATCGAGCTGCCGCCGGCGGGCACGCTGGTCGGTCTCGCCAAGCGGGGTATGCGCGGGGTCGAGACCCTGGCGCTCAGGACCCCCGACGACCTCGAGGCCGCGGCCCGCATGGTCCGCGAGCACGGCACCGCCTGA
- a CDS encoding beta-ketoacyl-ACP synthase III, which yields MSTPTLSAPTTLRHARILGLGGYRPERVVTNEEILQFIESSDEWIRQRSGIVTRRFARDDESVVDMAEAASRQALDRAGLEPGQVDAVLMATVTHPLQTPAAAPILAHRLGIEDPAAMDLSAACAGYCYAISLANDMVRAGTADTVLVVGVEKLSDFTDKHDRGSAFIFGDGAGAAVVGVSDRPGIGPTVWGSLGDRADAITQRESWTDLRPEMEAEGREAGIAWPAFVMQGQTVFRWAVFSMAPVAQQAVEAAGITPADLAAFVPHQANMRITDAMVKALDLPPHVPVARDIAETGNTSAASIPLAMSRMLDEGEAPHGGLALQIGFGAGLVYAAQVVEMP from the coding sequence GTGAGCACCCCCACCCTGTCGGCCCCGACCACGCTGCGCCACGCCCGCATCCTCGGCCTGGGCGGCTACCGCCCCGAGCGGGTGGTCACCAACGAGGAGATCCTGCAGTTCATCGAGTCCAGCGACGAGTGGATCCGGCAGCGCTCGGGCATCGTCACCCGGCGCTTCGCGCGGGACGACGAGAGTGTCGTCGACATGGCCGAGGCCGCCTCGCGTCAGGCGCTGGACCGGGCCGGGCTCGAGCCGGGCCAGGTGGACGCGGTGCTCATGGCGACCGTCACCCACCCGCTGCAGACGCCCGCGGCCGCCCCGATCCTGGCGCACCGGCTGGGCATCGAGGACCCGGCGGCGATGGACCTCTCCGCCGCCTGCGCGGGCTACTGCTACGCCATCAGCCTGGCCAACGACATGGTCCGGGCGGGGACCGCCGACACCGTCCTGGTCGTCGGGGTCGAGAAGCTCTCCGACTTCACCGACAAGCACGACCGCGGGTCGGCCTTCATCTTCGGCGACGGCGCGGGCGCGGCGGTCGTGGGCGTCTCGGACCGCCCCGGCATCGGGCCCACGGTCTGGGGCAGCCTCGGCGACCGCGCCGACGCGATCACCCAGCGCGAGTCGTGGACCGACCTGCGGCCCGAGATGGAGGCGGAGGGCCGCGAGGCCGGGATCGCCTGGCCGGCCTTCGTCATGCAGGGGCAGACCGTCTTCCGCTGGGCCGTCTTCTCGATGGCCCCGGTGGCGCAGCAGGCGGTCGAGGCCGCGGGCATCACGCCGGCGGACCTCGCCGCCTTCGTCCCGCACCAGGCCAACATGCGGATCACGGACGCGATGGTCAAGGCGCTCGACCTGCCGCCGCACGTCCCGGTCGCCCGGGACATCGCCGAGACCGGCAACACCTCGGCCGCGTCCATCCCGCTGGCGATGAGCCGCATGCTCGACGAGGGCGAGGCGCCGCACGGCGGCCTGGCGCTGCAGATCGGCTTCGGCGCCGGGCTGGTCTACGCCGCCCAGGTCGTGGAGATGCCCTGA
- a CDS encoding acyl carrier protein, whose amino-acid sequence MARSEQEILEGLAEIVNEETGLEAEEVQMDKSFTEDLDIDSLSMMTIVVNAEDKFGVRIPDDEVKNLTHVKDAVSYIANNQG is encoded by the coding sequence ATGGCACGCAGCGAGCAGGAGATCCTCGAGGGTCTGGCCGAGATCGTCAACGAGGAGACCGGGCTGGAGGCCGAGGAGGTCCAGATGGACAAGTCCTTCACCGAGGACCTCGACATCGACTCCCTCTCGATGATGACGATCGTCGTCAACGCCGAGGACAAGTTCGGCGTCCGCATCCCCGACGACGAGGTCAAGAACCTCACGCACGTCAAGGACGCGGTGTCCTACATCGCCAACAACCAGGGCTGA
- the fabF gene encoding beta-ketoacyl-ACP synthase II, with the protein MTDTTQTSRRVVVTGLGATTPVGGTAPQTWEAITAGRSGIDTLTQDWVAEHELPVTFAGAIHTDPLETLAKVEVRRNDPSGQYALIAAREAWADAGAPELEPERLGVAIGSGIGGVHTLLSQWDVLKEKGPRRVFPLTVPMLMPNGPAAAVSLDLSARAGAHCPVSACASGAEGMGLALNMIRTGRADMMVAGGTEAAIHPVCIAAFAAMTALSGRNDDPQAASRPYDVGRDGFVMGEGAGVMVLEAEEHARARGARIYAYLDGVGMSSDAYHITAGEPDGAGAARAMEEAVADAGLATDDIAHINAHATSTPVGDVAETKAIHRAFGGHTSDIAVTATKSMTGHLLGAAGALEAVLTVMSLHHRQVPATINLDEQDPEIDLDVVTGGPRALPEGQVAALNNAFGFGGVNVALTFTSAS; encoded by the coding sequence ATGACCGACACCACCCAGACCTCGCGCCGCGTCGTCGTGACCGGCCTCGGCGCGACCACGCCCGTCGGCGGCACCGCACCGCAGACCTGGGAGGCCATCACCGCCGGGCGCTCGGGCATCGACACGCTGACCCAGGACTGGGTCGCCGAGCACGAGCTGCCGGTGACTTTCGCCGGGGCCATCCACACCGACCCGCTGGAGACGCTGGCCAAGGTCGAGGTGCGGCGCAACGACCCCTCTGGGCAGTATGCGCTCATCGCGGCGCGGGAGGCGTGGGCCGACGCCGGCGCCCCGGAGCTGGAGCCGGAGCGACTCGGCGTCGCCATCGGCTCCGGCATCGGCGGCGTGCACACGCTGCTCAGCCAGTGGGACGTGCTCAAGGAGAAGGGCCCGCGCCGGGTCTTCCCGCTCACCGTCCCCATGCTCATGCCCAACGGCCCGGCGGCCGCGGTCTCGCTCGACCTGTCCGCCCGCGCCGGCGCGCACTGCCCGGTCAGCGCGTGCGCCTCGGGCGCCGAGGGGATGGGCCTGGCCCTCAACATGATCCGCACCGGCCGCGCCGACATGATGGTCGCCGGGGGCACCGAGGCGGCGATCCACCCGGTCTGCATCGCCGCCTTCGCCGCGATGACCGCCCTCTCCGGGCGCAACGACGACCCGCAGGCGGCCTCGCGCCCCTACGACGTGGGCCGCGACGGCTTCGTCATGGGCGAGGGTGCCGGCGTCATGGTGCTCGAGGCCGAGGAGCACGCCCGGGCCCGTGGGGCGCGGATCTACGCCTACCTCGACGGCGTCGGCATGTCCTCCGACGCCTACCACATCACCGCGGGCGAGCCCGACGGCGCCGGCGCCGCGCGGGCCATGGAGGAGGCCGTCGCCGACGCGGGTCTGGCCACCGACGACATCGCCCACATCAACGCGCACGCCACCTCGACCCCGGTCGGCGACGTCGCCGAGACCAAGGCGATCCACCGGGCCTTCGGCGGGCATACCTCCGACATCGCGGTGACCGCGACCAAGTCGATGACCGGCCACCTGCTCGGCGCGGCCGGAGCGCTGGAGGCGGTCCTGACGGTGATGTCGCTGCACCACCGACAGGTGCCGGCGACGATCAACCTCGACGAGCAGGACCCGGAGATCGACCTCGACGTGGTCACCGGCGGGCCGCGGGCGCTGCCGGAGGGTCAGGTCGCGGCCCTCAACAACGCCTTCGGCTTCGGCGGTGTCAACGTCGCGCTGACCTTCACCTCGGCGTCCTGA
- a CDS encoding glycosyltransferase, translating into MHILRVANFVSPTSGGIKTALRHWGQLYQQAGHRASLIIPGPGPEISEEEQGLVYRVPARPVPGTGYSLMWSRVGLARLMDAIAPDALEVSDRSTTRWMGRWARRRGIGSVMISHENMTGIMVRRTPVPERPSHWAADVINRLSAHDYDAIVCPSRFAAEEFHRNGLAAEVVPLGVDVDVFTPVRELTDGPVPGQDGPIRLAHCSRLSREKNPALSIETVRELVRRGHEVELTVFGAGPMLDELVARARNLPVTFHSYITDRRELAAELGRADLAISPGPLETFGLAALEILACGIPVVCCDEGALHEVVGDGGVVKPSAPAAFADGVEELLRRRHARARARAAAERFSWPVSAGRMLDVHTAVAAGRPGPRD; encoded by the coding sequence ATGCACATCCTGCGCGTCGCCAACTTCGTCAGCCCCACCTCCGGCGGCATCAAGACCGCGCTGCGGCACTGGGGCCAGCTCTACCAGCAGGCCGGGCACCGGGCCTCGCTCATCATCCCGGGGCCGGGCCCGGAGATCTCCGAGGAGGAGCAGGGGCTGGTCTACCGCGTGCCGGCGCGACCGGTGCCGGGCACCGGCTACTCCCTCATGTGGAGCCGGGTCGGACTGGCGCGGCTCATGGACGCGATCGCCCCGGACGCCCTCGAGGTGTCCGACCGGTCGACGACCCGGTGGATGGGCCGCTGGGCCCGGCGCCGGGGCATCGGCTCGGTGATGATCAGCCACGAGAACATGACGGGCATCATGGTGCGCCGCACCCCGGTGCCCGAGCGGCCCTCGCACTGGGCGGCCGACGTCATCAACCGGCTCAGCGCGCACGACTACGACGCCATCGTGTGCCCGAGCCGCTTCGCCGCCGAGGAGTTCCACCGCAACGGGCTGGCCGCGGAGGTGGTGCCGCTGGGGGTCGACGTCGACGTCTTCACCCCGGTGCGCGAGCTCACCGACGGGCCAGTGCCGGGACAGGACGGGCCGATCCGGCTCGCCCACTGCAGCCGGCTCTCCCGGGAGAAGAACCCGGCGCTGTCCATCGAGACGGTCCGCGAGCTGGTGCGCCGCGGGCACGAGGTGGAGCTCACCGTCTTCGGCGCCGGGCCGATGCTGGACGAGCTCGTCGCGCGGGCGCGGAACCTGCCGGTGACCTTCCACTCCTACATCACCGACCGCCGTGAGCTGGCGGCCGAGCTGGGTCGCGCCGACCTGGCGATCTCGCCGGGGCCGCTGGAGACCTTCGGGCTCGCGGCGCTGGAGATCCTGGCCTGCGGCATACCGGTCGTGTGCTGCGACGAGGGCGCGCTGCACGAGGTCGTCGGCGACGGGGGCGTGGTGAAGCCCTCGGCGCCCGCGGCCTTCGCGGACGGCGTCGAGGAGCTGCTGCGGCGGCGGCACGCGCGGGCGCGGGCCCGGGCGGCGGCGGAGCGGTTCAGCTGGCCGGTGAGCGCAGGTCGGATGCTCGACGTCCACACGGCGGTGGCGGCGGGGCGGCCTGGACCGCGCGACTGA
- a CDS encoding DUF3145 domain-containing protein translates to MSAVMPRVMTRGVVFIHSTPTALCPHIAWAIEGVLDTRVSLDWVTQPAEPGTMRTEFAWTGEAGTGATIASAMRGWDGLRYEVVEEASRGSDGVRWTHTPGLGLHTARLSANGDVVVNEDRLRTIMESAAGSAATLTAELDRALGAAWDAELETYRHAGEGAPATWLHKVG, encoded by the coding sequence ATGTCCGCTGTCATGCCACGAGTCATGACTCGCGGGGTGGTGTTTATTCACTCCACCCCGACCGCGTTGTGCCCGCACATCGCCTGGGCGATCGAGGGTGTCCTCGACACCCGGGTCTCGCTGGACTGGGTCACCCAGCCCGCCGAGCCGGGCACCATGCGCACCGAGTTCGCCTGGACCGGCGAGGCCGGCACCGGTGCCACCATCGCCAGCGCCATGCGCGGCTGGGACGGCCTGCGTTACGAGGTCGTCGAGGAAGCCAGCCGCGGGAGCGACGGCGTGCGGTGGACGCACACCCCGGGCCTGGGGCTGCACACCGCCCGGTTGTCCGCCAACGGCGACGTCGTCGTCAACGAGGACCGTCTCCGGACCATCATGGAGTCCGCCGCCGGGTCGGCCGCCACGCTGACCGCGGAGCTGGACCGGGCGCTCGGGGCGGCGTGGGACGCCGAGCTCGAGACCTACCGGCACGCCGGAGAGGGAGCACCCGCCACCTGGCTGCACAAGGTCGGCTGA
- a CDS encoding CBS domain-containing protein, which produces MRVADLIKKKGSTVATLPATATLAELLEVLDDQKIGAVVVLDGEDVVGIVSERDVVHHLRGGAGSGAALSELMTTSVQTCTMDDDLTHLATTMTQGRFRHLPVVQDGRLEGIVSIGDVVKARLDALEAERDHLESYLRQ; this is translated from the coding sequence ATGCGCGTCGCGGACCTCATCAAGAAGAAGGGCAGCACGGTCGCCACCCTGCCCGCCACGGCCACGCTCGCCGAGCTGCTCGAGGTGCTCGACGACCAGAAGATCGGTGCCGTCGTGGTGCTGGACGGCGAGGACGTGGTCGGCATCGTCTCCGAGCGCGACGTCGTCCACCACCTGCGCGGCGGCGCCGGGAGCGGGGCCGCGCTCAGCGAGCTCATGACGACCTCGGTGCAGACCTGCACCATGGACGACGACCTCACCCACCTGGCCACCACGATGACGCAGGGCCGCTTCCGGCACCTGCCCGTCGTCCAGGACGGCCGGCTCGAGGGGATCGTCTCGATCGGCGACGTCGTCAAGGCCCGGCTCGACGCGCTCGAGGCCGAGCGCGACCACCTGGAGTCCTACCTGCGGCAGTGA